One window of Bacteroidales bacterium genomic DNA carries:
- a CDS encoding DUF262 domain-containing protein, whose product MNDNELIFDDQLNIESEEESSEEDYSEDFQIDEYELTSSPNDFNIMTINSFIESGAIIIPGFQRNFVWDIKRASKLIESIILGLPVPQIFLYEEAKNKFLVMDGQQRLMTIFYFIKQKFPKRERRTELREIFSKNGNIPDEILFDEEYFTTFKLSLSKTKERHKNKFNGLTYKTLGEYRTQFELRPIRNVIVKQNVPKDDNSSVFEIFNRLNSGGINLTPQEIRGSLYHSKFYDLLYKLNLEPVWRKLLRTEAPDLHMRDVELLLRGFAMMIDGDNYFSSLAKFLNDFSNKMKKITPDKIIFYESYFKSFLEHCSELPEETFINKKTKRFNTFLFEAILFATSIDKINNNQLYSGKIDLSKIKLMESDSEFNEFSIAGTTNKSSVVKRLEIAKKYFI is encoded by the coding sequence ATGAATGACAATGAATTGATTTTTGATGATCAATTAAATATAGAATCAGAAGAAGAAAGTTCAGAAGAGGATTACTCTGAAGATTTTCAAATAGATGAATATGAGTTGACCTCTAGCCCCAACGACTTTAATATTATGACAATAAACAGTTTCATTGAGTCGGGAGCAATTATTATACCTGGTTTTCAGAGAAATTTTGTATGGGACATTAAAAGGGCTTCAAAATTAATTGAATCAATAATTTTAGGACTTCCAGTTCCTCAAATATTTTTATATGAAGAGGCTAAAAATAAATTTTTAGTAATGGATGGACAACAAAGATTGATGACGATTTTTTATTTTATAAAACAAAAATTTCCAAAGAGAGAGAGAAGAACTGAACTAAGAGAGATTTTTTCTAAGAACGGAAATATTCCCGATGAAATCCTTTTTGATGAGGAATATTTTACAACCTTTAAGTTAAGTTTATCAAAAACAAAGGAACGTCATAAAAATAAATTTAATGGTTTAACATACAAAACTCTCGGAGAATATCGCACTCAATTTGAATTAAGACCAATTAGAAATGTTATTGTTAAACAAAATGTTCCAAAAGATGATAATTCTTCTGTTTTTGAAATTTTCAATAGGCTTAATTCAGGCGGTATAAATTTGACACCACAGGAAATAAGAGGTAGTCTTTATCATTCAAAGTTCTATGATTTATTATATAAACTAAATTTAGAGCCAGTCTGGAGAAAGTTATTAAGAACCGAGGCTCCTGATTTACACATGAGAGATGTTGAGTTATTACTCAGAGGTTTTGCTATGATGATTGATGGAGATAATTATTTTTCTTCACTTGCTAAATTCCTTAATGATTTTTCAAATAAAATGAAAAAAATCACACCTGATAAGATCATTTTTTACGAATCTTACTTTAAATCTTTCCTTGAACATTGTTCAGAATTACCTGAAGAAACATTTATTAATAAAAAAACAAAACGTTTTAATACTTTTCTGTTTGAAGCCATTTTATTTGCAACCTCAATAGATAAGATTAACAACAATCAATTATATTCAGGAAAAATAGATCTTTCGAAAATTAAACTCATGGAATCGGATAGTGAATTTAATGAATTCTCAATTGCAGGAACCACAAATAAATCTAGTGTTGTAAAAAGATTAGAAATTGCAAAAAAGTATTTTATTTAA
- a CDS encoding carboxypeptidase regulatory-like domain-containing protein, translating into MVRISHPDFYNEYKSVRKVISIRVGSLVLKVLVTDAQTGEPLANTTLTITPDDGLQRSASQTAKQSIVRKTAKGGGLNEKNMEEGKYIVTAQKPGYKDKTTTVSIVHGERAVLEIALDKI; encoded by the coding sequence ATGGTGCGGATTTCGCACCCCGATTTCTACAACGAGTATAAGAGTGTACGCAAGGTTATTAGTATAAGAGTAGGCTCACTGGTGCTAAAGGTTCTGGTAACCGATGCCCAAACGGGAGAGCCGCTAGCCAATACTACCCTTACCATTACGCCCGATGATGGGCTACAGAGGAGTGCTAGCCAAACCGCTAAGCAGAGCATAGTTCGTAAAACGGCTAAAGGGGGTGGGCTAAACGAGAAAAACATGGAGGAAGGCAAATATATAGTTACCGCGCAGAAGCCGGGGTACAAGGATAAGACAACAACCGTTAGTATTGTACATGGGGAGAGGGCTGTACTGGAGATAGCCCTTGACAAGATTTAA
- a CDS encoding N-6 DNA methylase, with the protein MILNKFHIFLNKLGFSEKELSEAQDNLFTYSLSNTPKLEISYFHVSSPNDIFNIHRLLWNENKIQTFIAIDDFYSYVINAKTKPDSKKPLSGKIISFDYGVNSEGFEIESIQEITKDYIDSSYFFDFVIKNKKKGTEVDKDLLLNLITLRNKLIHENNEDVIHRLILRCLFFKYLEDRKIFSESYLVKTLQTGQQSELIRIFNEVAKINGDVFKYENLIESDIESSYLTELLAFFSSDYRTGQLSLFPYQFDKIPVQLISHVYEAFLQSDEKKGRGIYYTPAFVVNFMLDQSLKPRLVENNNISVLDPAVGSGAFLVESFKAIINSYPTKPLYEKKKEILQNQLFGIDIDPKALQIAAFSLYLALLEDEDPEFIREKIKNSHPILPSLIGSNLICANAITDNVFEDKKFDCILSNPPWGSVEPGEDQETIKERNAIGSKGENGNMPEYLNVSDYERSQAFLIRVKKWSKPETVFSLIVKNSILLNDNSLDFRRELLGLYQINYFFELSNYNKILFKKHIIGKVGNKDVVIGATEPCAILIFENKKQENSVLTYISPKLNGFSENLNVIHFTEKDKNEIEQRMFILDDLLWRILVNGGLEDFMLIKNKINIQRDITVECRAGFQPKQNMEQLGPPIWKNIIEPNDFKQYTIIKTLKKFNWNQKLHRRRDENIFNGNRIIVTVRPLESDKIRFRGIELNDEILHKHNILSIKLKEDNNDIDVHSPYLGLINSSLFGYYFYNVSSQWGKGEEKRDTIRNVDVEKLPFIRIAKESDDYSRLFGLVKQIEEKKSLDYDTSVIENNLDEQIFDLYNLKEYEKEIIREFYQIKVERTGIKRFVNQSDIKNYISKFSEVFELMLDDNSKLVASYRISANIGAIIRFTIVDSDRIQEPTEDNTLEVLNFVKKKQLQKADISKIINEDKVKLYEDKFFYLIKSNLFKDWTIRQATKDAKEELGLMLSNLPAAHE; encoded by the coding sequence ATGATTTTGAACAAATTCCATATTTTTCTCAACAAACTTGGATTTTCTGAAAAGGAACTTTCAGAGGCTCAGGATAATCTATTCACATACTCATTAAGCAATACTCCCAAACTTGAGATTTCATATTTCCACGTTTCTTCCCCCAATGACATTTTTAATATTCACCGCTTACTTTGGAACGAAAATAAGATTCAAACCTTTATTGCGATAGATGATTTTTATTCTTATGTCATCAATGCAAAAACGAAACCCGACAGCAAAAAACCTCTGTCAGGGAAAATAATTTCTTTTGACTATGGTGTTAACTCTGAAGGATTCGAGATAGAGAGTATTCAGGAAATTACAAAGGATTATATTGACTCATCTTATTTCTTCGATTTTGTTATTAAAAACAAGAAAAAAGGAACTGAAGTAGATAAAGATTTGTTATTAAACCTGATAACTCTTCGAAATAAGTTAATACACGAAAATAACGAAGATGTAATTCATCGTCTTATTTTAAGATGTCTATTCTTTAAATATCTCGAAGACAGAAAGATATTCTCTGAAAGCTATTTGGTTAAAACGCTCCAAACTGGTCAGCAGAGTGAATTAATAAGGATTTTCAACGAAGTAGCCAAGATCAATGGAGATGTTTTCAAATACGAAAATTTGATTGAATCAGACATCGAATCCTCTTACCTTACGGAACTTTTAGCATTTTTTAGTAGTGATTATCGAACAGGTCAATTGAGTCTTTTCCCCTATCAGTTCGATAAAATTCCTGTTCAGCTAATTAGTCACGTTTATGAAGCTTTTCTCCAAAGTGATGAAAAGAAAGGAAGGGGAATTTATTACACACCTGCTTTTGTCGTTAACTTTATGCTTGACCAATCGCTAAAACCTAGATTGGTTGAAAATAATAATATCTCAGTTCTCGATCCAGCGGTTGGTTCGGGAGCTTTTTTAGTGGAAAGTTTCAAGGCAATAATCAATTCTTATCCAACTAAGCCTCTCTACGAAAAGAAAAAAGAAATTTTACAGAATCAACTATTTGGAATTGACATTGATCCGAAGGCCTTACAAATAGCTGCATTTAGCTTGTATTTAGCTTTGCTCGAAGATGAGGACCCTGAATTTATCCGTGAAAAAATTAAAAATTCACATCCTATACTGCCATCACTGATAGGATCAAACTTAATATGTGCGAATGCAATTACCGACAACGTTTTTGAAGATAAAAAATTCGATTGCATTCTATCTAATCCACCATGGGGTTCGGTTGAGCCTGGCGAAGATCAGGAAACAATAAAAGAACGAAATGCGATAGGTTCAAAAGGTGAGAATGGTAACATGCCAGAATATCTGAATGTTTCAGATTATGAACGTTCTCAGGCTTTTCTGATACGTGTAAAAAAATGGAGCAAGCCTGAAACAGTTTTTTCATTGATTGTTAAAAACTCAATTTTACTGAATGATAATTCTCTCGATTTTCGCAGGGAATTGCTGGGGTTATATCAAATCAACTATTTCTTTGAACTATCAAATTACAACAAAATACTTTTCAAAAAACATATAATTGGAAAAGTCGGCAATAAAGATGTTGTCATTGGAGCAACTGAACCTTGTGCAATTCTGATATTTGAAAACAAGAAACAAGAAAATTCAGTTTTAACCTATATTTCACCTAAGCTAAATGGCTTTTCGGAAAACCTGAATGTTATCCATTTTACTGAAAAAGACAAGAATGAAATTGAACAGAGAATGTTTATTTTGGATGATCTTTTATGGCGGATTTTGGTAAATGGAGGTTTGGAAGATTTTATGCTTATTAAAAATAAGATAAATATTCAAAGAGATATTACTGTTGAATGTCGAGCCGGATTTCAACCAAAACAGAATATGGAACAATTGGGGCCTCCAATTTGGAAGAATATAATAGAACCAAATGATTTTAAACAATACACAATCATAAAGACTCTTAAAAAATTCAACTGGAATCAAAAGTTACACAGAAGAAGAGATGAAAATATTTTTAATGGAAATCGTATCATTGTTACAGTTAGGCCATTAGAGTCCGATAAAATAAGGTTTAGAGGTATTGAATTAAACGACGAGATACTACACAAACACAATATCCTCTCTATTAAGCTAAAAGAAGATAATAATGATATAGATGTTCATTCTCCTTATTTGGGTTTAATAAACTCCAGTTTATTCGGATATTACTTCTACAATGTTTCTTCTCAATGGGGAAAAGGTGAAGAAAAAAGAGATACGATAAGGAACGTAGATGTAGAAAAATTGCCTTTTATTCGTATTGCTAAAGAATCAGATGATTATTCAAGACTCTTTGGATTAGTTAAACAAATTGAAGAAAAGAAAAGTCTTGATTATGATACATCTGTTATAGAAAACAATCTTGATGAACAAATCTTTGATCTCTACAATCTAAAAGAGTACGAAAAAGAAATCATTCGTGAATTTTATCAGATCAAAGTAGAAAGAACTGGAATAAAACGTTTTGTTAATCAATCGGATATTAAAAACTACATTTCAAAATTTTCTGAGGTTTTTGAATTGATGCTAGATGATAACAGTAAATTAGTTGCATCCTATAGAATATCTGCCAATATTGGAGCAATAATTCGCTTTACCATTGTTGATTCGGACAGAATTCAGGAACCGACAGAAGATAATACACTTGAAGTATTAAATTTTGTAAAGAAAAAACAACTTCAAAAAGCCGATATATCAAAAATCATAAACGAGGATAAAGTAAAACTATACGAGGATAAATTCTTTTATCTTATAAAAAGTAACCTTTTCAAGGATTGGACCATTAGGCAAGCCACAAAAGATGCCAAAGAAGAATTAGGCCTAATGCTTTCAAATCTTCCAGCTGCGCATGAGTAA
- a CDS encoding carboxypeptidase regulatory-like domain-containing protein — protein sequence MTSKQDGNIRMSMSTEIFLRNYSSITDGLPNFVTYYTEIKTTNADIQAAQQLQELDKTGITANKNQLKATLIVPAVDIARRMVAYATNVNNPVFLAKINYSESDLKRSSDTELKSRCQVIYDHAKDNLGLLDGYGVTRANLDELQTAITNFNDAFPQRRVGTTDKKQATRHLADLFKVLADTYIKIDKLIEMVRISHPDFYNGYKSVRKVISIGVGSLVLKVLVTDAQTGEPLANTTLTITPDDGLQRSASQTAKQSIVRKTAKGGGLNEKNMEEGKYIVTAQKPGYKDKTTTVSIVHGERAVLEIALDKI from the coding sequence ATGACAAGCAAACAAGACGGCAACATTAGAATGTCGATGTCGACAGAAATCTTCCTAAGAAATTATTCCTCTATTACCGATGGCCTGCCAAATTTTGTAACCTATTACACAGAAATTAAAACTACAAACGCCGATATACAGGCAGCGCAGCAGCTCCAAGAGCTGGATAAGACAGGGATTACGGCAAACAAAAACCAGCTGAAGGCAACGCTTATTGTGCCCGCTGTTGATATTGCCCGTAGGATGGTTGCATACGCAACCAATGTAAACAACCCCGTATTTCTTGCTAAGATTAATTACTCCGAAAGCGATTTGAAAAGAAGTTCCGATACGGAGTTGAAAAGCCGCTGCCAGGTTATTTATGACCATGCTAAGGATAATTTAGGCTTGCTAGATGGCTATGGCGTTACAAGAGCCAATTTGGATGAGCTGCAAACGGCTATTACGAATTTTAACGATGCCTTCCCCCAAAGGCGAGTGGGCACTACCGATAAGAAGCAGGCTACCCGACACCTCGCAGATCTATTCAAAGTCCTTGCTGATACTTACATTAAGATTGATAAGCTGATTGAGATGGTGCGGATTTCGCACCCCGATTTCTACAACGGGTATAAGAGTGTGCGCAAGGTTATTAGCATAGGAGTAGGCTCACTGGTGCTAAAGGTTCTGGTAACCGATGCCCAAACAGGTGAACCGCTAGCCAATACTACCCTTACCATTACGCCCGATGATGGGCTACAGAGGAGTGCTAGCCAAACCGCTAAGCAGAGCATAGTTCGTAAAACGGCTAAAGGGGGTGGGCTAAACGAGAAAAACATGGAGGAAGGCAAATATATAGTTACCGCGCAGAAGCCGGGGTATAAGGATAAGACAACAACCGTTAGTATTGTACATGGGGAGAGGGCTGTACTGGAGATAGCCCTTGACAAGATTTAA
- a CDS encoding 4Fe-4S binding protein, protein MKKLYSYNLITRIIFLLLTPTLFRALNFAFIWHSIYWGTITLVVIIWGVIILISPLVGRIGCGWICFMGTIQDITSQRSIFHIKWKKSIVWIRILNICAFFTTAFIFFFVRLDFGTITGFKFDLWFLDMDFNLHYKQVWLYDTLGAVLMGLLLERRWVCRNLCFMGALCASGASISRLIPVVDSQKCNLCGKCENDCLVRIPIKHYVANNNGLVTNSECLLCGKCIESCKYKAMKIKFIWNRKKYIQKLSFVHEKND, encoded by the coding sequence GTGAAAAAACTATACTCTTACAACCTTATAACAAGGATTATATTTTTATTATTGACCCCAACGCTGTTTCGGGCATTAAACTTTGCATTTATATGGCATTCTATTTATTGGGGAACAATTACCTTGGTTGTAATAATTTGGGGTGTTATAATTTTGATTTCTCCGCTTGTTGGTAGGATAGGGTGTGGTTGGATTTGCTTTATGGGCACAATTCAAGATATTACAAGCCAACGTTCCATATTTCATATAAAGTGGAAAAAATCCATTGTTTGGATACGAATTCTTAATATCTGTGCATTTTTCACAACTGCATTTATCTTCTTCTTCGTTCGATTAGATTTTGGAACAATTACCGGATTCAAATTTGACCTGTGGTTTTTAGATATGGACTTCAATCTGCACTACAAACAAGTATGGCTTTATGATACATTGGGTGCTGTTTTAATGGGATTATTATTAGAACGTCGTTGGGTGTGCCGCAACCTATGCTTTATGGGTGCATTATGCGCATCAGGGGCTTCAATTTCCAGATTAATACCAGTGGTTGATTCACAGAAATGTAATCTTTGCGGTAAATGCGAAAATGATTGCTTAGTAAGAATTCCAATTAAACACTATGTTGCGAATAATAATGGGTTGGTAACTAATTCAGAATGTCTACTATGCGGAAAATGTATTGAGAGTTGTAAATATAAAGCAATGAAGATTAAATTTATATGGAATCGGAAAAAGTACATTCAAAAGCTCAGTTTTGTGCATGAGAAAAATGATTAA
- a CDS encoding isoprenylcysteine carboxylmethyltransferase family protein, whose product MNKDKKMILGYITGGLLVIGLMPLTIYIITSLLDKIFRLEIIQNSIIRWFSIILLIVIGLIYGIWSIIIQNTIGKGGPVEIGNIEISPKTENLVVSGPYKNTRNPMLFGTFLIYFAFALFINSITSVILVLAIFVFMLTVVVKMEEKRLLKDFGNQYEEYRGKVSKFIPWFKKTNNKNCLTIEFISHRKLNKLKIRHESTKNNVA is encoded by the coding sequence ATGAATAAAGATAAGAAAATGATATTAGGATATATTACAGGAGGATTACTAGTTATTGGATTAATGCCTTTAACTATTTATATAATTACTTCGTTATTGGATAAAATATTTAGACTAGAAATCATCCAGAATTCGATAATAAGATGGTTCAGTATCATATTGTTGATTGTAATTGGATTAATTTATGGAATTTGGTCAATAATTATTCAAAACACTATTGGAAAAGGAGGTCCTGTAGAAATAGGGAATATAGAAATAAGTCCTAAAACAGAGAATCTTGTTGTATCAGGACCATATAAAAACACAAGAAATCCTATGTTATTTGGGACTTTTTTAATATATTTTGCTTTTGCACTATTTATTAACTCAATAACCTCTGTTATATTAGTCCTTGCAATTTTTGTTTTTATGTTGACAGTTGTTGTGAAAATGGAAGAAAAGAGATTATTAAAAGATTTTGGAAATCAATATGAGGAATACAGAGGAAAAGTTTCAAAGTTCATTCCATGGTTCAAAAAAACAAATAATAAAAACTGTTTAACTATTGAATTTATTTCACATCGAAAATTGAATAAATTAAAGATACGGCATGAGAGCACCAAAAATAACGTTGCCTAA
- a CDS encoding DUF2339 domain-containing protein, which yields MTENNDRIDQLVKKLDSLMQRQDGFWREISELREQINNLKSLQTKGRVEETKKIVVDQPIAADAKKETVASIYKAHKEEKSKEQPEYSNINSDITPKLKTDFEKFIGENLINKIGIIITVIGVAIGAKYSIEHQLISPLTRIILGYLVGLGLLGFGIKLKKNYKNYSAVLVSGAIAIMYFITYSAYSFYSLIPQEITFLLMVFFTAFTVIAAINYNLQVIAHIGLVGAYAVPFLLSDGSGRVAILFSYMSIINIGILVIAFKKYWKSLFYSAFVFSWLIFSSWFASKYNADEHFNLALLFISIFFVTFYTIFLAYKLLQKEKFNAGDILLLLSNSFIFFGFGYAILSNNTTGKELLGLFTLCNAIIHFGVSTIIYRQKLADRNLFFLVVGLVLVFITIAIPVQLDGNWVTLLWAIEAALLFWIGRTKNVPAYEILSYPLMLLAFISIGHDWFAITHYSQEQPEYWIFPFLNINFLSALLVVTSFAFILYLNSSKKYVSFLSSKRGLNSIITFAIPTILLIVLYNSIRLEIATYWNQLYVDSAIRIKVDDQEFPNIYMNDALNFFKRIWIINYTLLFFSVLSIVNIKKLKNAVFGYINLALNTLSVVIFLTIGLYILSELRDNYLHQTLSEYYHRGGFYIGIRYVSFAFIGLMLASCYMLINQDFIKSTSSKLVSAFDLLLYTSVLWILSSELIAWLDIMKSTQEYKLGLSILWGVYALLLTVLGIWKKVKHLRIFAIVLFGITLIKLFFYDMSHLETIPKTIVFVSLGVLLLVISFLYNKYKHKIS from the coding sequence ATGACAGAGAATAACGATAGAATAGATCAGCTTGTTAAAAAGCTTGATTCTTTAATGCAAAGACAGGATGGTTTTTGGAGAGAGATAAGTGAACTGCGTGAACAGATCAACAATCTTAAGTCCTTGCAAACAAAGGGGAGGGTTGAAGAAACGAAAAAAATAGTTGTAGATCAGCCTATTGCGGCTGATGCTAAAAAGGAGACTGTAGCATCAATATATAAAGCACATAAAGAGGAGAAATCCAAGGAACAACCTGAGTATTCAAATATTAATTCCGATATAACTCCAAAGTTAAAAACAGATTTCGAGAAATTTATTGGGGAAAATCTAATCAATAAAATAGGTATTATTATTACTGTAATTGGGGTTGCAATAGGGGCAAAATACTCTATAGAGCATCAGTTAATTAGTCCACTTACTAGAATAATATTGGGCTACCTAGTAGGATTAGGGTTACTTGGATTTGGCATTAAACTGAAGAAGAATTACAAAAACTATAGTGCTGTGCTTGTTAGCGGGGCAATAGCAATTATGTATTTCATAACCTATTCGGCATATAGCTTTTACAGCCTGATACCTCAAGAGATTACCTTCCTTTTAATGGTCTTTTTCACTGCATTTACTGTAATTGCTGCTATTAACTATAATCTTCAGGTTATTGCACATATAGGACTTGTTGGTGCATACGCTGTTCCCTTTTTATTAAGCGATGGATCGGGGAGAGTGGCTATACTATTCAGCTATATGTCCATTATTAACATTGGCATTTTGGTAATTGCCTTTAAAAAGTACTGGAAATCACTTTTCTATTCAGCATTTGTATTTTCGTGGCTTATTTTCTCATCATGGTTCGCTTCAAAGTATAATGCAGATGAGCACTTCAATTTAGCACTGTTATTTATATCTATCTTCTTTGTGACTTTCTATACTATCTTTCTTGCATACAAGCTGCTACAAAAGGAGAAGTTTAATGCAGGAGATATTTTGTTGTTGCTATCAAACTCATTTATATTTTTCGGTTTTGGTTATGCCATATTAAGCAACAATACTACAGGAAAGGAACTTTTGGGGCTGTTCACTTTATGTAATGCCATTATCCACTTTGGGGTGAGCACAATAATTTACAGGCAAAAACTTGCCGACAGAAATCTGTTTTTCCTTGTGGTTGGATTGGTTTTGGTCTTTATAACCATTGCCATTCCAGTTCAGCTGGATGGGAATTGGGTAACATTATTATGGGCAATTGAAGCAGCATTGCTATTCTGGATAGGTAGAACGAAAAATGTTCCAGCGTATGAAATACTTTCATATCCACTTATGCTTTTAGCTTTTATTAGTATCGGGCACGATTGGTTTGCTATTACCCATTATAGCCAAGAACAACCAGAATATTGGATTTTCCCATTTCTCAATATCAATTTCTTATCCGCTCTATTGGTTGTTACCTCTTTTGCTTTTATTCTTTACCTGAATAGTAGTAAAAAATATGTCTCATTTCTATCTTCAAAAAGAGGATTAAATTCAATAATTACTTTTGCAATTCCTACTATTCTACTAATCGTCCTTTACAACTCAATTAGGCTCGAAATTGCAACTTACTGGAATCAGCTATATGTAGATTCTGCCATTAGGATAAAAGTAGACGATCAGGAATTTCCAAACATCTACATGAATGATGCTCTAAATTTTTTCAAAAGAATATGGATAATTAACTATACTTTGCTGTTCTTCTCGGTTTTATCGATTGTGAATATTAAAAAACTTAAAAATGCCGTTTTTGGGTATATTAACCTTGCATTGAATACCCTATCAGTAGTGATATTTCTTACTATAGGATTGTACATTCTGAGCGAACTTAGGGATAATTATCTACATCAAACACTGTCGGAATATTATCACAGAGGTGGCTTTTATATTGGGATACGATATGTCTCTTTCGCTTTTATTGGGTTGATGTTAGCATCTTGTTACATGTTAATTAATCAAGATTTCATAAAATCAACCTCTTCAAAACTGGTAAGCGCATTTGATTTACTGCTTTACACCTCTGTGCTTTGGATTTTAAGTAGTGAGCTGATTGCATGGTTGGATATCATGAAATCCACACAGGAATATAAACTCGGGTTAAGCATATTGTGGGGTGTATACGCTCTGCTTTTAACTGTTTTAGGCATCTGGAAAAAAGTAAAGCATCTGCGCATCTTTGCCATTGTGCTTTTTGGAATAACCCTAATTAAACTTTTCTTCTATGATATGTCACACCTTGAAACTATTCCTAAAACCATTGTCTTCGTATCATTGGGAGTACTTCTTTTAGTAATTTCATTTCTTTACAATAAATATAAACATAAGATATCCTAA
- a CDS encoding DUF3999 family protein, which produces MKVKLTYLLLFLCSFSFGQINQYGYKRELMEIKDQWHKVTLPNEIFGKVLPDLSDVRIYGITKNNDTIEAPYILRFVSEKISQKDVSFNLINQSKNDNGYYFTFEIPTKDAINQLNLDFGQQNFDWRLALEGSQNQQEWFTVVENYRILSIRNELTNFQFTKVVFPNSKYRYFRLHINSSVKPDFIAAKISLIDIIDGDFRSYNFCSIKTENDKQNKQTIINFNLKSAVPVCYLKIFVKDTFDYYRPITIKYLTDSVNTQQGWRYSYSTLTSGTLNSIEGNVFLFSSTILNKLKVVIENHDNKPLQIDSLVVKGYVYELLGRFTEPATYYLTYRNNQASKPQYDINRFTDKIPTTLKILRLGDEQLIGKQIKTKTEPLFQNKIWLWPIMALIIILLGWFSIGMIKKK; this is translated from the coding sequence ATGAAAGTTAAACTAACATATCTGTTGCTATTTCTTTGCTCATTCTCCTTTGGGCAAATTAACCAATATGGCTACAAAAGAGAATTGATGGAGATAAAGGATCAATGGCACAAAGTGACTTTACCTAACGAAATATTTGGAAAGGTTTTGCCCGATCTCTCTGATGTTAGAATTTACGGTATTACCAAAAATAATGATACCATTGAAGCACCATATATTTTGCGGTTTGTATCGGAAAAAATATCACAGAAAGATGTGTCATTTAATTTGATCAATCAGTCAAAAAACGATAATGGATATTATTTTACATTTGAGATACCCACAAAAGACGCTATAAACCAATTAAATCTTGATTTTGGGCAACAAAACTTTGATTGGAGATTAGCTTTAGAGGGAAGTCAAAATCAGCAGGAATGGTTTACAGTTGTTGAGAACTATAGAATCCTATCGATTAGAAATGAGCTGACCAATTTTCAATTCACAAAGGTAGTCTTCCCTAATTCAAAGTATCGATATTTCCGATTACACATTAATAGCAGTGTAAAACCCGATTTTATAGCAGCAAAAATATCATTGATTGATATTATTGATGGAGATTTCAGAAGTTATAATTTCTGTTCAATTAAAACTGAGAACGACAAGCAGAATAAGCAAACCATAATTAATTTTAACCTGAAATCGGCTGTTCCTGTATGCTACCTTAAAATTTTTGTAAAGGATACTTTTGATTACTACAGACCAATAACAATTAAATACTTAACCGATAGTGTTAATACCCAGCAAGGATGGAGGTATAGTTACAGCACTTTAACATCAGGTACGCTTAATTCGATTGAGGGAAATGTGTTTTTATTCAGTAGCACCATTCTCAATAAGTTAAAAGTAGTAATAGAGAATCATGATAATAAGCCATTGCAGATTGATTCATTGGTAGTAAAAGGTTATGTGTACGAACTATTAGGACGTTTTACCGAACCTGCAACCTACTACTTAACCTATAGAAACAATCAAGCATCAAAGCCCCAATACGACATTAACCGCTTTACCGATAAAATCCCTACAACCCTAAAAATATTAAGATTAGGTGATGAGCAATTAATCGGCAAACAAATCAAAACCAAAACAGAACCTCTGTTTCAGAACAAGATTTGGCTTTGGCCCATTATGGCATTAATTATTATTCTGCTTGGATGGTTTTCAATTGGAATGATAAAAAAGAAATAG